The following proteins are co-located in the Hemiscyllium ocellatum isolate sHemOce1 chromosome 47, sHemOce1.pat.X.cur, whole genome shotgun sequence genome:
- the sirt2 gene encoding NAD-dependent protein deacetylase sirtuin-2 isoform X1, which translates to MSEPKASEPKTGADSGSESSESQGETSEPSHVSEMDFLRNLLSRSLNLREHQPEKALEELSIEGIAKYILHKKCEKIICMVGAGISTSAGIPDFRSPGTGLYHNLQKYNLPYPEAIFETDYFKQHPEPFFALAKELYPGQFKPTVSHYFMRMLRDKGLLLRCYTQNIDTLERVVGLQDEDLIEAHGTFYTSHCTNRTCNKLYNLDWMKTQIFTKPLPKCEECNSVVKPDIVFFGDSLPQRFFATIESDFPKCDLLIIMGTSLQVQPFASLASRVSDTTPRLLINKEVTQQSDPMMALLGLGSSFDFDSSKAYRDVAYVGSCDDGCLALADLLGWKEELEDIVKKEHAVIDGQAEGAQDTAKLPAADVKKDDPKPKEREPTADTRAEKPAG; encoded by the exons aGCTCAGAGTCTCAAGGAGAAACGAGTGAGCCATCCCATGTTTCTGAAA TGGATTTTCTGAGGAACTTGTTGTCACGTTCACTCAATCTGCGCGAACATCAACCCGAGAAGGCTTTGGAAGAACTTAGCATCGAAGGAATAGCAAAATACATCCTGCACAAAAAAT GTGAGAAGATTATATGCATGGTTGGAGCTGGCATATCGACAT CGGCAGGGATCCCTGACTTCCGCAGCCCTGGTACTGGCCTCTATCACAACCTGCAGAAATACAACCTGCCCTATCCAGAGGCCATCTTTGAAACTGATTACTTCAAG CAACACCCAGAACCGTTCTTTGCACTGGCGAAGGAGCTGTACCCCGGGCAGTTTAAG CCCACAGTTTCCCATTATTTCATGCGGATGCTAAGGGACAAGGGACTGCTGTTACGATGTTACACACAG AACATTGACACGCTAGAACGTGTCGTTGGACTACAGGACGAGGACTTGATAGAGGCACACGGGACATTCTACACCTCCCATTGCACTAACCGCACGTGCAATAAGCTGTATAACTTGGACTGGATGAAAA cacagaTCTTCACAAAGCCACTGCCAAAATGTGAAGAGTGCAATTCCGTCGTGAAACCTG ATATCGTGTTCTTTGGTGACAGTCTCCCCCAACGATTCTTTGCGACTATAGAGTCC GATTTTCCAAAGTGCGACCTCCTCATCATCATGGGCACCTCCCTGCAGGTGCAACCATTTGCGTCTCTCGCCAGCAG GGTGTCTGACACAACACCCAGGCTTCTCATTAACAAGGAAGTCACTCAACAG AGTGACCCAATGATGGCATTACTCGGACTTGGGAGTTCCTTTGACTTTGATTCCAGCAAAGCCTacag GGATGTGGCTTATGTGGGTTCATGTGATGATGGCTGTCTTGCCCTCGCTGATCTTTTGGGTTGGAAG GAAGAGCTTGAAGATATTGTGAAGAAGGAACATGCTGTGATAGATGGTCAGGCTGAGGGTGCACAGGACACTGCCAAACTCCCAGCCGCAGACGTGAAGAAAGATGATCCCAAGCCCAAGGAACGCGAGCCAACAGCAGACACCAGGGCAGAGAAACCAGCTGGTTAG
- the sirt2 gene encoding NAD-dependent protein deacetylase sirtuin-2 isoform X2 has protein sequence MDFLRNLLSRSLNLREHQPEKALEELSIEGIAKYILHKKCEKIICMVGAGISTSAGIPDFRSPGTGLYHNLQKYNLPYPEAIFETDYFKQHPEPFFALAKELYPGQFKPTVSHYFMRMLRDKGLLLRCYTQNIDTLERVVGLQDEDLIEAHGTFYTSHCTNRTCNKLYNLDWMKTQIFTKPLPKCEECNSVVKPDIVFFGDSLPQRFFATIESDFPKCDLLIIMGTSLQVQPFASLASRVSDTTPRLLINKEVTQQSDPMMALLGLGSSFDFDSSKAYRDVAYVGSCDDGCLALADLLGWKEELEDIVKKEHAVIDGQAEGAQDTAKLPAADVKKDDPKPKEREPTADTRAEKPAG, from the exons A TGGATTTTCTGAGGAACTTGTTGTCACGTTCACTCAATCTGCGCGAACATCAACCCGAGAAGGCTTTGGAAGAACTTAGCATCGAAGGAATAGCAAAATACATCCTGCACAAAAAAT GTGAGAAGATTATATGCATGGTTGGAGCTGGCATATCGACAT CGGCAGGGATCCCTGACTTCCGCAGCCCTGGTACTGGCCTCTATCACAACCTGCAGAAATACAACCTGCCCTATCCAGAGGCCATCTTTGAAACTGATTACTTCAAG CAACACCCAGAACCGTTCTTTGCACTGGCGAAGGAGCTGTACCCCGGGCAGTTTAAG CCCACAGTTTCCCATTATTTCATGCGGATGCTAAGGGACAAGGGACTGCTGTTACGATGTTACACACAG AACATTGACACGCTAGAACGTGTCGTTGGACTACAGGACGAGGACTTGATAGAGGCACACGGGACATTCTACACCTCCCATTGCACTAACCGCACGTGCAATAAGCTGTATAACTTGGACTGGATGAAAA cacagaTCTTCACAAAGCCACTGCCAAAATGTGAAGAGTGCAATTCCGTCGTGAAACCTG ATATCGTGTTCTTTGGTGACAGTCTCCCCCAACGATTCTTTGCGACTATAGAGTCC GATTTTCCAAAGTGCGACCTCCTCATCATCATGGGCACCTCCCTGCAGGTGCAACCATTTGCGTCTCTCGCCAGCAG GGTGTCTGACACAACACCCAGGCTTCTCATTAACAAGGAAGTCACTCAACAG AGTGACCCAATGATGGCATTACTCGGACTTGGGAGTTCCTTTGACTTTGATTCCAGCAAAGCCTacag GGATGTGGCTTATGTGGGTTCATGTGATGATGGCTGTCTTGCCCTCGCTGATCTTTTGGGTTGGAAG GAAGAGCTTGAAGATATTGTGAAGAAGGAACATGCTGTGATAGATGGTCAGGCTGAGGGTGCACAGGACACTGCCAAACTCCCAGCCGCAGACGTGAAGAAAGATGATCCCAAGCCCAAGGAACGCGAGCCAACAGCAGACACCAGGGCAGAGAAACCAGCTGGTTAG